A stretch of DNA from Leguminivora glycinivorella isolate SPB_JAAS2020 chromosome 12, LegGlyc_1.1, whole genome shotgun sequence:
TAAGTTTAATGTGTATTCCTTTGTTTTCTCCTAAACGTGTAGTTATGAACATAATGTTTGTACAGACCGATAGTGTAATGatgttaaaattataattttatgacCAAATATATTAAGGAACGTGATTTCCATGGGTCAATATTAATACAGAGTTGCGTCTAATATCAATTGGATACaatatgtgtaattttgtaaacggaaataatatgaaataaattagCCCATAGTTGTTACAAGATATAAGGTTAAAAtgcaaatataataattcaatttaatGTGAGTTGGTTCCTGTTTGCATAACTACATCCACTAATAATGTTAGTTCAAACTTGTCTGTTTACTAGTAACTGTATAAAAAAAAGGTCTTCATTCTTCCtaacttattaaaataattaattgatttcATTCAATAAATAAGCGAGAGCAAAATAAACAcggaataaaaacaataaacaaaTCACTAACAAAGTTTAAGTGCCGTTACTGATTGATTGAAAAATAAATTCCAATGGGTTTTGATATTTCCGTTGAAACGCAATATTAATAATGGGTTCAAGTTGTAAAGTTCTGAGAAACAAACAACAATAGATAgtaaatactttaaaaaatacCCAAACTCTAATTACCCAACTATAGTCTAAGGGCTGAAACTGATAGACTGCAAGCCAACTGAAAAGTTGAATCGGCCCTAAAAACTATCAATTCAATTAATTCAAATATCAGTTCAGTGGTGATGATTTGATATTCGTCACACATCTATTATAAATGAAAGAAATAGTCAGTCAGAACCAAAAGTAACATAACTTAATTTAATTATGCAATGAACAGTTCTAGTAGTCACACTAGTTAGGTACAGTGTACCTAGCCAACACGCCAATGGTTCACGCTCTTGTATTGCGAGATGTGATTCACTTTGGTGTATTAAACGATTGTCACGTATGAAACCCACCGGAGTATTGTTGGGTAGATTTACGGCATCTATTACAAAACACAAACATGCGTTACCTTTGCATTCATTGGCGTCCCTCGCCGTCGCGCGTCCCCACGGCCGGTCGAAATGGAACGGCTTGCATCTCTCGCAGTCCCGGCCCGCTGTGTTGTGCCGACAGTCACAAGCCAGCTGCTGCTGACCTTCCTCCCCCTTCATAGGAACACAGCGAGAAGCGTGCCCGTTACACTTGCAACGTCCACCCACAGCGAAATCCGACACAGCGTAGTGCTGCGTCCCGCCCGCCGCCTGCTTCTTGTAATCCACCTCGTCACCCTCAGTCACCATGTGCAGACGGTTAAACACTACACGCACATCCGTAGCAGTCACCCAGTCCTGTAACACCGGCGATACGTCGAAGTTCGGAGCACTTGGACGACCTTCCAGTGTCGAAAACGCGAGACGAGAACCGCTAGCACTCTCACCGGCCATCCTATGGGAATCTGAACATCTAGCTTCCTGCTCGTTAGCCGATGTCACCGAAGCTTTGTTAGGCCGGCCGTAAACGCGACGGCACTGGCTCGAGTAGAATTGAAACGGTTGCCAGGTCATCCCATAATCCGCGCTCTTGTAGATCGCTACGGAATCCGGTCGTGCAGCTTTCGGGCAGAACTGGAGGCTCACGTATGTCAACTCGTATTTCTTGCCCAAGGAGAGGGTTAGAGAGACGTTGTCGGGAGGGGATTCGTAGGAGACGGGGCTAGAGCGGCTGAGCGCCAGCAGGTAACGTTAGAAGGGTTGTTTAAGTCGGTTAGATGAGTGGGTGGGTTGCGGCGATCGGAGCGGGTGGCGTCGCAGACCCTGCAGGCATTTTCGGGTTCATCGTCTCCTGGTGGGTCGCAGAGGCGCTCAGGGCCTCGGCGGCCGCAGATGGAGGAAGCGGCGACGGGGGCTCCGAAAGCGGCGTTGACGAAGTCGGGGATGCAGCGGCGCGGGCGGCCGTCCTCGTAGCAGGGGTCGGGGgcggcgagcgcgagcgccgCGGCGGCTAGCACGGCGAGCGCACGGGCGATCATTGTACACACGACGGTCACGACACTCGCGAAGTTCGCGGGAGCTGGGACGCGGGACGTGCGCGCCGGTCGGGCTCCGCCGGCAGACTGACGCGGGGCGCGGGCGCCCCCGTGCGCATTGGGCGACCGGTGAAAGTtcaattgtttttgtttacaGCTTTTTGACTCGCGATATGGGCGGATAGTGGTAGCTTTTGTGCAATTCGCTTCCCGGTAGTGTCGGATTAGTAAACGGACTATTTCGTTGCTTATCAGTGTGAGCGGTAGAGCTTTTATGAAATCTCATTGATCAGCGTGGACAGGGAGCTTTAAAGTTTCATTTGGACTCTTATCATCAGACACATAATTCTACTCTCCATTTTGTCGCGAAAACTAGTAACAAAGTGACTTTAAGGCCTTTAAATACTTACTAAGATGACCtgaatcataagcaaagtactTACTCACTTTGAAATGAATGTGTTTAttcctaatattattattaacaccATAAGTCTTCTAAATATTTACTTAGTTGTTATTAACTTAGTGAAACAATGCTTTTAAATAAAAAGTGACTTCATTCGAATATCAAAATACTTCCAAAATTTTGCTACgatacgatatggatcggatatgcAATCTCTCCATACAAGATGTcaaaaacgtcacttttgaATAGAACGATTATTTTTTGCCACCAACCAAATATTACTTATGAATAAATTTAATATCTAATTGTAATCTTAAATTTATTCAAGCCATGTTACATCAAACTTAGATACTAAGAAAAAACACCAAAAGCACATAAAGCTCTACACCCAAGTCGCCCAGTTTGAACACCCGCCAGACGGTATTATTTGTAAGCATTGAGACTCTCCACGCACCCATCGGCTGTACCTGCACTAATTCGCGACCCCTGACTGTACACAACTATAGAACAAACCTATAGTTCACTACCTCTGcctttaagtaggtataggtagaGATATCTGTTACCAATAaattgaatacttttttagacagttatttttatttatcgtatggctttTACACACTGGTTAAAACTTATTATATGTagttacattaaattaaacactatttaaaatttacaGTTCTGCAGATAAAAACTCGCATTAtttgttaagtttttaaaatcttCCGCGGGCCCGTTGTACTTGGTGATGGGACACTCGAACACTATGTGGTGTATAGTCTGTGCAGGGTCTCCACACTCGCATGCCGCCGACTCGCTCCATCCCCACTTGTGCCAAAGATGCGCGCAGTTACCGAACCCAGTCCTCAGGCGGTTTAGTTTGCACCATATTTGTCTGCTCTCACTGAATCCCTTGGGCCGTTCCTCTGTGCGAAATTGAAAGATGGTGCAGTTTAATTGGTGTTGCTGAGCATCCCATCTTTCCAACCACGCTTGGCTATCTTTCCATGACGGGCTATATATGTGGAAGGTTTTAGCTGGTGGGTTTCGGGACTTGAGCCGGGTGTTTTTGAGGCTATCAAGGTCTTCATGGATGGGCAGTAGGGAGTTACCAGACATTTTAGTGAATTCCCGTGCTAGGTGTTTATATCTGCGGATGTCCGGTGGTACGACATTGCTGAGGACCGGTAACCAGTTGGTGGGAGTTGGCATGATACAGCCCGTGATAATCCTCATTGTGTTATTTAGCTCAACGTCTACTCTGGCCACGTGTGCGCTATTCATCCACACGGGTGCACAGTATTCCGCCGTCGAGTAAACGAGAGCCATAGCAGTAGTTTTAAGGCAGGCAGCGCTGGCACCCCATGACGTTCCTGTAAGCTTTTGGACTATATTGTTTCTAGTCTTCAGTTTTGCAGCCAGTTTCTCAAGGTGGTTTCTGTACGTCAAGCTCCTGTCGAGTGTTACGCCGAGATATTTTGGGCAAGGATTATGCGATAGGATTTCGCCTCTAAATCTAACTCTTAATTGTTTGTTTGCTAGCCTGTTCGATAGATGGAAGCAGCAGACCTCCGTCTTACTGGCATTTGGGCACAAGCGCCAGTGCTGGAAATAATTGTCCATAGCTTCCAGGTCTTTTTCTAAAACTCCTTCTGTGGTTTCTATATTCTTATTTTGGATTACCAACGCGAGGTCATCAGCATACCCAAATTTTCGTGAGGTTGTGACAGGAAGGTCGTGTATATATAGGTTAAAGAGCAGCGGAGCGAGTACCGAACCCTGAGGtagtccattatttagaatcCTTTTCTTTCTGCACTGATTTCCTAAGTGTACTTGGAACGGTCTGTTTGTAAGTGCATCTTCTATCACTCTGAATATCGTCAGGCATGGGACAACTTTTAAGAGCTTGTAGAGCAGGCCCTGACGCCACACAGTATCGTATGCAGCCGTTAAATCTATAAAAACGGCAGAAGATTTTGTACCCGCTTCAAAACCGGCCTCGATATGTGTTGTGAGGGCCAGGACCTGGTCACAACAATTTCGTTGTGGCCTGAAGCCAGCTTGCTCTTGTGGGATTTTCGACAGGATAGTTTCCGAGATGCGGTTATAGATAAGGCGCTCAAGTAATTTGTAGGTGACGCTGAGTAAAGCAATTGGGCGGTAGCTGTCTGCCTTGTTGTCGGGTTTATTCGGTTTAAGGAGAGCAATGATTTTTGACGATTTCATTGTGGGTGGTATTCTTCCCATTCGGattatatgtgtataaaatTTTGCTAGCCACGACTGGGTCCGCGGCCCACAGTGCCTTAAGAATTCAGGAAAAATGCCGTCTTCTCCGCAGGCCTTGTTGAGTTTGATTTGCGAGATAGCCGACTTAATTTCGAGTGTTGTAACAGGACCGCTGAATCTGTTATCTGGGATCGCCAGAGACTTCGCCAACTTTAGTTCCTTTCGAATTTCACGGGTATGAACTTTGTGACTCGGCGCTTTCGAGAGCTTCACTATTCGGTTTGCGATGACACTTGGGCTAACTTTTGGATGACTGCTTTGGGACGTCTGGCCAGAGGTTAGTCTTCTTAAAAGGTGCCATGCCTTACGGCTTGAATGAGTGAAGTTCATCCTTTCCACTGTCTGCTCCCATTTTTCCTTACGCGCGTCGTCCAGGGAGTTTATGAGTTGGTGGGCCGTGTTTTTGTCGGCAGTTTCCTGGAATTCCACCCAGAGCTTCTCAGCCTCGTTATTCCAGCAAGGGACATACTGTTTCCTATATCCTCGCGGTATATACTGTTTTGCTGTCGAGATAATGAGCTTTCTGAAACGGCCGTGGTTTTCCATCACAGGTTCAATCCATCGAATTCTCTCGTCCAGTTTTTCCGCGTATTGTTTCCAGTCAGCCTTTTGGAAATTCCACCTTGGGCCTGGGTAGGACTGAACCAGTGGAATTTTTAATCCCACTTCGAGAAAGATGGGTCGGTGTTGGCTGTTAGGAAAATCACTAAGGATTGACTTCTTTACAGGTACTGGAAAACCGTTTTGACCcttcccatataaccataatcggtcgccgttcctacgcaaatcctcctattttgtgtacacacaggtcttcgggtctcaatgcttagtcgcagtacggtcgacgtttagtcgcggcgacccaaatggggacgattggtaacaggcacaaatggtcacagaagtgacagaagtgtgcactacgcgtgcacacattgttaccgtttggcgactactttcccaaaatcattcgttcatttcattcttttcaaatggcgactgtcagagacgtcaaagtaaaaaagaaataaaatcatttgacattaaaatgtaatggcgtaagaatttgttaaagataaaatattgtttgcatttgtaatataatgtgggctaattaccatggccaattaaattgctcgagtgatttcatgaaataagtctaaatttatcaacgcgccatcaatttacctcagtttaaccagtaataatattattgactactcggtgtttgcgtgttatgtatattgattggtgaagttttagtgctccggtgcatatactatactgaaataataaaaataatgcctagaaaaccaataaagttgttaaaatatggattaagacggtaatattccatgtaaaaaacagtcgccaaacggtcaccaaacggtcgacaaacggtcgcaaaatggtcgcagcgtacacgcgtgaccgaaagcagtgaatatttattatattttcaaaatggcttcatgtattaattttttccaggtatcctcaaactttataaacaattaaatatgccgtcgtactcagttgccctaaAGAGGTCAGTTGCCTTTAGGGCAACTGacctaaagaagattaaaaaaaattgtaacgtgcgtaccgagctgctgggttgtaaaggatcggggatcatattattatggtcttctatagagcaactagtattttgcggcatttcacaattgacacttgttgaagtagtcgtcattaatattactatcatcattaatttcagcgatctgtacttcttaagtcaagatttttgtatagataagtgtctacaaatttgtaatgttaaagagacataaataaaacgtagtagagtaaataatgtgttttttttgtaacccaaacaaaatacttgtagatacgagtgcggaaaagaggaaaatcgatacgagtagcgaaattaatacacgaacgaagggagtgttttacttcgacacgatttgtgaatgtccttttcgcacgtgtatcgtacgacaattttcagtacctaaatctaagctaagagtttcgaccagacaagaaatgaatcattgcttgatttgctcgcactactgcgttagaaaaagcagcatctgtactgaaaaaaaaaactatcattgcgcaaaagaaattctattaatatcacagtaaatactctatttcatttgattcctacttttattgtgtaaagcaacactacacttcatttttatcaataagaattaaaaattatatatttagacattaacactttcgaaaccgggctctacgcggcgctacgacattttcgctacatacggggaaacccatgtaatcggctacgcttctacgagcggtgtgcccgacagtcgggttcttggtagcgaaagtgttaagtaactataaagtgcttatctatttgtattatcattctgcacttttcttaactttcccacatttctataaaatgtcgaagagtacttaaatggtcgtcgtcgtttattattatttaattcgctcatatttaaatgattcaaagcaaccagtccacaacttcacaagacagtttgagaaaccttcgtatttcagattgtcatttgcggatacagtggtttaggagcagttcggtaatcagacctacacatgtgtgtaaaaattctgtcaatgtcaatttcagaaaccgttctgacagtgacaatgacagccacaaattcgtccacatgctgttaccgttatgtgtgcaaacgtcgactaataaagtgtcgttaaaagtcattctgacagtgacattgacagccacaaattcttacacattttgttaccgtaacgagtgcacacgacgactacattttgttattgtatcaatacggtcgcattgtttgcacgacgttaccacgcgttatgtcacatttgacagttagttactgatttgaagattttgcgactgaaatggttgtatgggttagAGGTGAAGACTAGATCGGGGTTATAACTGCGGCCCCATCGCGCGGATTTAAAGGAACCTTTGGCTTTGTTATCATGGACGAGAAATGCGTTTGTTTTATCTGCCCATTCTGTAATGTCTTTGCCGTTCTCATCGATCTCTTTGTAACCCCAGGAGGTGTGGTGGCTGTTAAAGTCTCCCATATAAACTGCAGGATGTTTGAGTTCATGTAGCGCGGGCTTTGGCCATCGGCTTTTTGGCGGTTTGTAAATATTACAGATCTGGGTTTCACCGACTTCGATTGAGGTCACAGCGATATTTTCGTGATCTATACTATTTGAAATTACGAGAGCGGCTTGCGAGATCGAGTGGTGTACATATGTAGCAGTACCATATTGGGCGTGATAAGTGGCTGCTACCAGGTCGTAGCCAGCAAGCTCCCCCCTGCGAGTGAGTTGTATTTCATCTGCAGCATGTGTCTCCTGTAGCAGGACTACATCAATGTCAAGGTCATTAATTATTCTAGACAAACAGTCAGATTTAGATCGGCTTATGCCTTCTATATTGAGTTGGCAGATGCGGACTGATGGTCCGACATCCCTTGTCATTGGGCTCTTTGGAGCACCTGTATTCGCATTCATAAAATTCATGTTGATCGCTCTCTATTTCCAGTGTGCGCTGCGAGATTCAGAAGGAACAGTGCAGCTGCCAGGTTTGTTGCTCTTTTAGCACCACCCGGAAGTCACGTGTAGGGTTTCTAGGGGTTACACCTACGGACGTAAAGCAGCAATCGACCTCCATTGACAGTGGAAGGTTAGGATACCAGGAGTGGCTGGTCCggcgattcccaccggcttgcctaaaatagattactagtaaagtacctaatgttaaggtaggtgtctttttgctcagtgttgcctagcagaaattttcaccagctgCCAACTGctacatacctacattacatACTAAACTTATCCAACATAACTTCTTTCATAACTTTATTTTTCAGTACggaaggtgttttttttacgcactcgtgcgagaagtggttcattatatgtcaggtcgaaacttcggagggccatcagtactgaaaaacgtcgtacgatacacgtgcgaaaaggaaattcgtaactcgtgtcgatttaaaacactcccttcggtcgtgttttaatttattgccactcgtttcgggcatccttttttcgcacttgtatcgtaatgtactatttcagtacaaatggtgcttttttacgcacccgagcgagaagtggttcatatCTTAGTCGTCCAGATCGAAACGTCGaagagggtcatctgtactgaaaaatgtcgtacgatgTAAGGAGGAACTTACGATACATGTGCAAAAAAGGAATTCCTATCCCGTGTCGATCTATTTCCCGTGAATTTATCAcaactcgtttcgaatttcctcttttccgcacttgtatcgtaatacagagtgaaataaaaaggaccgttcaaactttgcatagtaacttttgaggtcataatgaacaactattattatgggaccaatgctgaaatcgtgaAAAACAATTTTTGGTTCCATtgaagagcatttcttttttttggcattacaaaaattttgattgttttagggaattttaggtcaattgtactcagaatcacgagtactttcaatctcactgggagacaaaaagtgtcccagaatttccatacatttttgttactttccttttttgttaccccatacaacatgtacggaaaatggtaacaaaataagaaaaaatcatatgggacattttttttaactactaggattgaaaaagctagtaattctgagtagaaatggctcttttttcaaaaatatcacacttcataaaaatgtcaaaaaaaacgaaatgctCAGAAATGAGTGGTATCATGACAGTccaaatgtatgaaacagcccaATTTTTtccgatttcagcattggtcccataataaaagttgttcattatgtcctcaaaaatcactatgcaaagtttcaacggtcctttttatttcaccgtgtatactaattataattaaagtatttctttgacttccggttcgagcgccatcttagcggtctcgtgtcgtgaataatttctttctcttttgctcattaatgttggttaaagtgtaatatcgatagcttattagttattatgcagtaaactaatgttgtagtgagaagctgataatagttatttgttttacaagggggcaaagtagttgtttaaccgcacgtgccaatattgatacccgagcaagcgcaagattccaatattgaaccgcgagcgtagcgagtggttcaaaatgtGGAATATTGAGCGTtatgagggtttcaaggcacgaaggttaaacaaactttgccaccgagtgaaacacaacatttttcaccacaccaacacaaacaaaatactgactataaaaacatcaaaataaatgaaatccatcaatttattcaatatttatgattcaaaatcatcatttataggtaaaatctagcagccagattaagacatcgagttaaaatttgtataaaattactttgcccccttgtggataaaatgcaattttgctatctgttttcgaatagcaaagaaagcctttaccagttggtgtggtgaaaagaatTTTATTAATCTCGatacgcgtttagcctcttttttgtcgtcaacggccggtagtccacgtgctcttgtaaagtctggctatcaatttacaagtgctaactcaccgtacactgttgtacttaccgtaccaaaatcactaattaatattagctcattatcaccttgacactggcgaaatagtcccagtaatggactgaagccatttaatttcaAAAAACTAACTAAAGTATGTCTTCAAATCACTTGCAACAATCAAAGCCGCTACTatagtaggtaagtaggtacataaatgtacctttcataaaataatagtaTGAAACGGTAAGGACCACACACAAAGAAACTAGAACCGTATATGGTCCTTACTCCCACGTGTTACTTCGCTAGGAATCCGATTCTGACTTAACAAATTGTAATTAATGTTACTTGTGACAAGTGCAAAAAGATAAGCAATTTCTAGCTACTTACTGTTTCTTTCAGCCAGCGCTCTACACAACATATATCAATCATCACTAGTTGATGATAGTCCGCAactgtaaataaagaaatattataggacattcttacacatattgactgagtcccacggttaGCTCAAGAAGGCGTATGTTGtgtgtgggtactcagacaacagtaatatatttatatactactagcgacccgccccggcttcgcacgagtactatacctacatgtaaaccttcctctacaatcactctatctatttaaaaaaaccgcatcaaaatccgttgcgtagttttaaagatttaagcatacatagggacatagggacagaaaaagcgactttgttttatactatgtagtgatatattaatattagcgccatctagccgagcgttccccaaaggtgtaacgccatctaggccaccgtacctttttctctatggctttgaggtacgtttttttcataGACTTTATCCGTTCGGAGTTCATAATGTCTTTGTAATATGTACTCAAATATCACTcaaataagtgcccttaccgggtttcgaacccaggaccattaCCTTAGTCGTGCATAATTATTTCCATCGTATTTTTTggaaacattcgtatttgtcatgctaagtAATCCGGTCAACCTTAGTATATTCTTGTACTTTTTTGAGTTTTCctgaaaatatgaataaaatattccatcacattttttttaaatgataagAAATAAGTATTCAGAATATAAAGTCTAAATACTTATTGGTAATATGTGCTATTTCTACTTTTACGATTCATGGTCGCATCAAAACAAGTTTTCATTCTTATCAAATTTCTGAAGAATAATCGGCCTCAGATCCATTCGGACAGTAACACCCACTAGGCACTTCAATTAAGCATAACACTGCTTAACGAAGCGTTGATCGGTTAAAAATGGCGATGAAAGCCTTTTAGTACATAGAAAAAGGTTAAACTTAGATTATGAGAACATGGGTATCAAAGGCGGTGTCAATAATCGGACaaggtatccatactaatattataaatgggaaagtgtgtatgtctgtttgtttatccgtccttcacggcaaaacggagcgccgaattgttgtgattttttaagtggagatagttgaaggaatggagagtgacataggctactttttgtttctttctaacgcgagcgagcgAGCTAGTAACGTATAAATCAatgtaattttatgaaataaataaatatcaatatcaatatcctCCCACCGGTTACAAAAACATAATTACTGCAATAAACACGGCAAACTCAGGTGTCCACTTACAGGGGTCCTACCCTTCCGGATAGGGTAACGTGGGGTCACCCCGCCACTTGTGATTATCCGTATCAGGTTGATTATATCAACTGGGTGACAATCcacttatatgtatgtacaccgtgttttttttgttttccgttaaattcgacacgcacaCGCAGTATGATAAACCTATTATCAGgatccaccctgtatatcgcattttgttaaattcgaacaaaacttttttttttggtttccaTACACAATAAAttgattaattagtgtgagaggaccttaatcataacattacagtcattgtcaagtgtttgacggcacatgccaaaacaaataacattaggaagtggtaatgAATGCCAGACacttgttcagtaattaaattagtttttttaataatttgctaatcgtaagagttaagaggctagtttcttagagaaattgattgtatttgaactaaaaaatcttccctTTTAGTttacggaattcaataaaaacagggtgtaagtaccacagaactagatttagatagaaaaaacaagttcatctatctgtatggcggccgagcgtgtcagattttgtagtcaagttgttacttgcctgtgattttaaatatgtcccaGGCCCTTGATTGTTcacaatttttgtgttgttgcaatcaaatatcacgtaacagggcattttgaatgtttttgttgacttcaacttacaaaaattgacgcccgaaagctgcaagctgcaatTAAAGATGggcaactcagtggattttactgagttcatttgacacgctaattggatacgtttgcttgatctatttGTTTCAAAACTAAGAATATCAGTCGCATGAACTTAGCAGACACTCAATTGCATTACGTACTTAAACTTACTTATCCTTACCTTAAGGCCCCTccacgatcctgacaaatcctGTCAGCTCCAACTTGCACTAAATAACGACTCATTAAGGCACCTCGCTCTTCATAATTGTGttaccagtgtgcgtagccgaatgcacaaacgctcacgaaacgcttacgataatatctcctttgtagctatctatctttgtcgctcttgcgtattggcgcgacagagccagactacatttctgtggcGTTTGGTGTACACCGATTAAATTAAGGACATGGTTAAGTTAAATAACGCTTCTTAAAAAAAGCTCACTTGCTGGTTGACAATTTTAGTCTTCGTACTGTTTACTGATCAGATTCTTGGCGTCGCTTCTAACATAGGTTTATAATactaaaaacttcaaaaaaataaatattgcagCTATTCCCGTTaattttgtacatttggatcacgtctccgatttggataaaaattggtaggctgatagagagTCCATAATGCTGAGccagatccactaggtttcccaaaatgtcctaggttgattgtataaaactttcctttttttgttaccgaaaatgtatagaaatctggtaacaaaaatggaaggtttcatacaaactacataggacgttttgggaaacctagtggatcttgctcagcattaCGGAATtcacggactctatcagcctaccaatgtttatcaaaatcggagacgtgatccaaatataCAAACTGTTCGGGAATTGCACATTGtcgtttttgtaatttattccaCCATAATTCACTGTGTACCACCCTGAGCCACCGTGAAAATCGCCCAACCATTGTTTCCACCTCATAGAACGCAATAGTTCATTACTagtcttaaaaaaaacacatttatttgGTTACTTAACATTTACTGAAAAATAGAAGTAACAAAAACATTC
This window harbors:
- the LOC125231852 gene encoding LOW QUALITY PROTEIN: netrin-B-like (The sequence of the model RefSeq protein was modified relative to this genomic sequence to represent the inferred CDS: inserted 1 base in 1 codon), translated to MIARALAVLAAAALALAAPDPCYEDGRPRRCIPDFVNAAFGAPVAASSICGRRGPERLCDPPGDDEPENACRVCDATRSDRRNPPTHLTDLNNPSNVTCWRSAALXPVSYESPPDNVSLTLSLGKKYELTYVSLQFCPKAARPDSVAIYKSADYGMTWQPFQFYSSQCRRVYGRPNKASVTSANEQEARCSDSHRMAGESASGSRLAFSTLEGRPSAPNFDVSPVLQDWVTATDVRVVFNRLHMVTEGDEVDYKKQAAGGTQHYAVSDFAVGGRCKCNGHASRCVPMKGEEGQQQLACDCRHNTAGRDCERCKPFHFDRPWGRATARDANECKECNCNGHARRCRFNMELYKLSGRASGGVCLKCRHFTAGRHCHYCREGYYRDPTKPITHKKACKPCDCHPVGASGKTCNQTSGQCPCKDGVTGTTCNRCAKGYQQSRSHIAPCIPADQCGRCRAGARTLNLNKFCSRDYVIMGKVVGREANAPGDEWARLQLSVQAVYKRGPRSRLRRGAAPLYVRARDLACKCPKLKINKSYLILGVEKEGASSGMPGLTIGERTLLLEWRDDWHRRIRRLQRRAINCH